Proteins encoded together in one Micromonospora auratinigra window:
- a CDS encoding alpha/beta fold hydrolase, protein MTTFVLVPGFWLGAWAWRPVTDALRAQGHEVYPLSLTGLGERAHLARPDTDLDVHVTDVVNLLRYEDLHDVVLVGHSYAGAVVTTAVADRMTDRIAQLVFVDTGPLPDGAANEDFNPPQERERHAAVVAEHGDGWRLPPPPWADLAAGAADVDDSVVALLSERSVAQPWATATTPVRLTGAWEKLPRLGVLSSFTAEQARGMAAAVPLFQHMAGDSWRYEELPTWHWPMLSRPAELAEILHRARPTG, encoded by the coding sequence ATGACGACCTTCGTACTCGTTCCCGGGTTCTGGCTCGGCGCATGGGCCTGGCGCCCGGTGACCGACGCCCTGCGGGCGCAGGGCCACGAGGTGTACCCGCTGAGCCTGACCGGCCTCGGCGAGCGTGCCCACCTGGCCCGCCCGGACACCGACCTCGACGTCCACGTCACCGACGTGGTCAACCTGCTGCGCTACGAGGACCTGCACGACGTGGTCCTCGTCGGGCACAGCTACGCCGGCGCGGTCGTGACGACCGCCGTCGCCGACCGGATGACCGACCGCATCGCCCAACTTGTCTTCGTCGACACCGGCCCGCTGCCCGACGGGGCGGCGAACGAGGACTTCAACCCGCCCCAGGAGCGGGAACGCCACGCGGCGGTGGTCGCCGAACACGGCGACGGCTGGCGGCTGCCACCCCCGCCCTGGGCCGACCTGGCGGCGGGTGCGGCGGATGTGGACGACTCGGTCGTCGCGCTGCTCAGTGAGCGGTCGGTGGCCCAACCGTGGGCGACCGCCACCACCCCGGTGCGGCTCACCGGGGCGTGGGAGAAGCTGCCCCGCCTCGGCGTGCTGTCGAGCTTCACCGCCGAGCAGGCGCGCGGGATGGCCGCCGCCGTGCCGCTGTTCCAGCACATGGCCGGCGATTCGTGGCGGTACGAGGAACTGCCGACGTGGCACTGGCCGATGCTCAGCCGACCGGCCGAGCTGGCCGAGATCCTGCACCGGGCCAGGCCGACCGGGTAG